A single window of Malus sylvestris chromosome 5, drMalSylv7.2, whole genome shotgun sequence DNA harbors:
- the LOC126621898 gene encoding sugar carrier protein C-like, whose product MAGGGIGPTKGGKEYPGKLTARVLLTCMVAATGGLIFGYDLGVSGGVTSMDSFLKKFFPEVYIKESTIKPSDDQYCKFDSQKLTLFTSSLYLAALVSCLCASTVTRKFGRRLTMFLGGVLFLIGALLNAGAQYLWMLVVGRILLGFGMGCANQSVPIYVSEVAPYKYRGALNMMFQLSITIGILAAGVINYFFAEIKGGWGWRLSLGGAAVPAIMIMIGALVLPETPNSLVERGKNEEAKSQLLKIRGVANVDEEFDDLVAASDASKLVKHPWETLLTKKYRPQLVFALAIPAFQQLTGMNVITFYAPVLFKTMGFGSSASLMSTVITNAVNAVATLVSIFTVDKVGRRTLFIEGGAQMFLTQVIIGIAIAVKFGVSGNPGELSKGFVDGLLACICVYVAGFAWSWGPLGWLVPSEIFPLEVRSAAQSINVATNMIFTFVIAQVFTTMLCHLKFGLFFFFAFWVLIMNIFIYKYLPETKGVPIEDMHTIWQKHPFWKKYVLQDKGIAMGKEGHDDV is encoded by the exons ATGGCTGGGGGCGGAATAGGTCCGACGAAAGGTGGAAAAGAATATCCGGGCAAACTCACTGCTAGGGTCCTTCTCACATGTATGGTGGCAGCTACCGGTGGTTTGATCTTTGGCTACGATCTCGGAGTTTCAG GTGGTGTGACATCAATGGATTCTTTCCTGAAAAAGTTTTTTCCAGAGGTTTACATTAAGGAATCTACGATCAAACCTTCCGATGATCAGTACTGCAAGTTCGACAGCCAGAAGTTGACGCTCTTCACATCGTCATTATATTTAGCTGCTCTTGTGTCATGTCTTTGTGCATCAACTGTAACCAGAAAGTTTGGTAGGAGGCTTacaatgtttttgggtggagtTCTATTCTTGATTGGTGCACTCCTCAATGCAGGCGCTCAATACCTTTGGATGCTTGTTGTTGGTCGAATACTTCTCGGTTTTGGCATGGGATGTGCCAACCAG TCTGTGCCAATTTATGTTTCTGAGGTAGCCCCATACAAATACCGTGGTGCTTTAAACATGATGTTCCAATTGTCAATCACTATTGGAATACTTGCTGCTGGTGtcataaactatttttttgcTGAGATAAAAGGAGGTTGGGGATGGCGCTTGAGTTTGGGTGGTGCTGCAGTCCCTGCAATTATGATCATGATCGGCGCGCTAGTGTTACCGGAAACTCCAAACTCTTTGGTTGAGCGTGGCAAGAATGAGGAAGCCAAATCTCAGCTCCTCAAAATTAGAGGCGTCGCCAATGTTGACGAGGAGTTTGATGACCTAGTCGCGGCGAGTGATGCATCTAAGTTGGTCAAACATCCCTGGGAAACCTTGTTGACGAAGAAATACAGACCTCAGCTTGTTTTTGCACTTGCAATTCCTGCCTTTCAGCAGCTTACCGGCATGAATGTGATCACATTTTATGCCCCCGTCTTGTTCAAAACAATGGGATTTGGAAGTAGCGCTTCTCTCATGTCCACCGTTATCACCAACGCTGTTAACGCCGTAGCAACCCTTGTTTCGATTTTCACTGTTGATAAGGTTGGAAGGAGGACCCTTTTCATTGAGGGAGGTGCTCAAATGTTCCTCACCCAG GTGATTATTGGAATTGCAATAGCTGTTAAATTTGGGGTTAGTGGCAACCCTGGTGAATTGTCCAAgggttttgttgatggcttgCTGGCGTGCATTTGTGTATATGTTGCTGGATTTGCATGGTCTTGGGGACCTCTAGGATGGTTGGTGCCAAGTGAAATTTTCCCTCTTGAAGTAAGGTCAGCTGCTCAATCCATCAATGTCGCTACCAACATGATCTTCACTTTCGTCATAGCTCAAGTTTTCACCACAATGCTTTGCCACTTGAAGTTcggcttgttcttcttctttgcgTTCTGGGTCCTAATCATGAACATCTTCATTTACAAGTATTTACCAGAAACTAAAGGGGTTCCGATCGAAGATATGCACACTATCTGGCAGAAGCACCCATTTTGGAAGAAGTATGTCCTTCAAGACAAAGGCATTGCAATGGGCAAGGAAGGACATGATGATGTCTAG